Proteins from a genomic interval of Candidatus Methylomirabilota bacterium:
- a CDS encoding nitric-oxide reductase has product MSPNPSATVSRTHKTFGQMLLVKKYWWLHALIVTGISVIGLIALGVWTYSSAPPLVNFVSSSTGETLIPEWQIQRGKQVFHLKGLMTYGSFWGDGGERGPDYTAEALHHTYVSMGKYYENEIAKERPVTQADRDMISVRVRREIRENGYDATANVIRITPAQAFAYQELVTHYTRTFTDPTYEEAFMKGRIKNHISNPEDLKALAAYFFWGGWVSGATRPGETYSYTHNWPPDPEVGNVPTFATYIWSFISIFVLFCGTMLVLYVYGEMKTLPGEPFNGRDWSLTTIDLENKGDAYVRPTQRATYKFFAFAVILFLVQVLAGIL; this is encoded by the coding sequence ATGAGTCCGAATCCTAGCGCAACAGTGAGCAGGACCCACAAGACGTTTGGTCAAATGCTATTGGTCAAGAAATACTGGTGGCTTCATGCTTTGATCGTCACCGGCATCAGTGTCATCGGATTAATTGCTCTCGGCGTGTGGACTTATTCATCCGCTCCTCCGCTGGTGAATTTTGTCTCGTCATCCACCGGAGAAACACTCATCCCCGAGTGGCAAATCCAGCGTGGAAAGCAAGTGTTTCACCTCAAGGGTCTGATGACGTATGGCTCCTTCTGGGGCGACGGAGGCGAGCGCGGGCCGGATTACACCGCCGAAGCTCTCCACCATACCTATGTGTCCATGGGAAAATACTATGAGAATGAGATCGCGAAGGAGCGCCCTGTGACCCAAGCCGATCGCGATATGATCTCAGTAAGGGTCAGACGAGAGATCCGCGAGAATGGCTATGACGCAACAGCCAACGTTATTCGTATCACTCCAGCTCAGGCCTTTGCGTATCAGGAGTTGGTTACACATTACACGCGAACGTTTACGGATCCTACCTACGAAGAAGCTTTTATGAAGGGAAGGATCAAAAATCATATCAGCAATCCGGAAGACCTCAAGGCGCTAGCCGCGTACTTCTTCTGGGGTGGCTGGGTTTCCGGGGCGACCCGACCGGGTGAGACATATAGTTATACACACAACTGGCCGCCCGATCCGGAAGTCGGTAACGTCCCGACGTTCGCGACGTATATCTGGAGCTTTATCTCGATCTTCGTGCTGTTCTGCGGTACCATGCTGGTCCTGTACGTCTACGGTGAAATGAAGACCCTGCCCGGCGAGCCGTTCAACGGACGGGATTGGTCGCTTACCACGATCGACCTGGAAAACAAGGGCGACGCTTATGTTCGTCCAACCCAGCGCGCCACCTATAAGTTCTTCGCCTTCGCCGTGATCCTGTTCCTGGTGCAGGTGTTGGCAGGTATCCT